TAGATGTACCCCTGTTGCGCGCCGATGGCAAAAGCGCCAAGGGTCATGCCTTCAAGGACGATGAACGGATCGCCTTCCAGAGCACTGCGATCCATGAAGGCGCCTGGATCGCCTTCGTCCGCATTGCAGATCACAAATTTGACCGGATCAGGATTTTGCGCCGCGGACTGCCATTTTAGTCCGGTGGGATAACCGCCGCCGCCACGGCCGCGCAGTCCGGAACGGGCGATCTGTTCAAGAACGTAAGAGGGCTCATGGCGTTGCAAAATTTTCGCCAGCGCTTCATATCCCTTGTTGCGCACATAATCGCCCAGGCTTTCCGGATCGATCAATCCGCTGTTGCGCAGCGTCAGACGGGTTTGTTTATTGAAAAAGGCGACATCGCCGTAGAGGGAGAAGAACTGCTCGGTGATAAAGTTGGTGTGTGTAAGATATTTTTTCAGCACAAGGCCTTTTTTAAAATGCGAATCAATAATCTCATCCAGCTGCGATTCATTGGCAAACGCATAGATCACTTTTTCCGGCAGCACCATCATGGTGCGGTGCGAGCCTTTCTCCTCATCGTCACACAGGCCAAGACAGCCGCCAGGGAATATGCGCACCGTCCCCGCCGGCACCTGCAGGGCTTGCAAGCGGCGGCGGAGAAGGTCTTCCGAAGGTTCCATCTCCTCCGAGCGACAGCGCGATGAGGAACAGACCGTGGCCACGTAGGAATAGAGAACGTCGGTTTTTTTATCCAGCACCAGACCGGTCACCGGCTTTCCGGCGACCACGTGCTCCTGGAAAATTTTTTGCACCTTGTCGATGGTGACCTGTTCGTATTTGATGGGAATTTGATCCGGACGGAAAACGCCGACGATCGGTTCGCGGGCGCATCGACCGGTGCAGCCGGTCTGCTTGAGCACGATGTCGTCTCGACCCGAGGCGGCGATGAGTTTGGCGAACTCGTCGCGCACCGATGCAGCTCCGGCCGCCAGTTCACAGGTGGCTGAGCCGACCTGAATGACGGTTTTCTGCTTCATGCCGGACTGAAGATAGCGCTCCAGCATGGTAGTATACAGCGCGTCGTAGAATTCAAAGGTCTGCTGCATAAACGGTTTCCTGAATGGGATGGATGAAAAGAATTTTCCTAATTTAATAGAAAGCTGCAGATATGCAATAAAAAAGTGCGGAATAGTGAGAGTCGGAGCAGGCTCTCAGGACGACGTTTTGCTTTATCTGGTTGCATTCACTTAAAGGGGATCAGAAAATTTTACTTGTTTTTTATGTCTTTTTTATGTACGTTATAATAGTAATATAAAGGAATTATTATGTACATAATTAATTTAAAAAACATCATCCCATTGACAGATTTCCGCAACAATGTGAGAAAATACCTACAGGAACTCAGCGTCCATAAACAGCCGATCGTTCTGACTCAACATGGCAAAAGCGCTGCGGTGATCCTGGATGCTGAAAGATATCAGGAGATGCAGGATCAGATGGATTTCATGCGCAAGGTGGTGACAGGGTTGGAAGAGCAGGGCCAGGATCGTATGGTTTCGCTGGAGCAAGTGTCCAATGATATTGATCTCATTTTAAGCTGAATGAGACGGCCATGAAAATTGTTATCACCGAGAGCGCGGCTAAAGAACTAGCCGCCATAATCGAGACGTCCGCAACAGACCGGTCACACCCCTGTTCCCGCTCAGCGGAGGAGTGGAAAAGACTGCTGCAGCAACCGGCCCAGGAGCCGGCCAAGGGCAGGATGGTGCCCGAGTTTGCGGATGAACGCTTTCGCGAGATTATCGCCGGTCCCTGCCGCATGGTCTATACGACGGATTCTGATCAAGACTTGGTCACCTTGGTCGCTGTCCACCTTTGCCGACCGGCTGCAGAGTGCCCCATTCAGGTTCCCGATCGCCGGCATCCTATATTGAGATGAGACACGGCGAAAACCGGCAAGCCCGGCTTGTTTACAGCTGTCATACTTTCGATTGAATCTGTAAGACATCCATCGTAAAAGTCTTTTTCCTGCAAAATCCTCGGCGTCTCCACCGCAGGCTGTTCACAACTCGTTTGATTGCTCACAGGCTCAGTGGCGCGCCGCTCTCTGCAATCAAGGCTGTTTTCAAAGGTCGCTGCATGGTTTCATTTTGTCTTTATGCGTGATTGGTAGCAGCAAGATGCTCCGTTTCATCGCAGGCATGGATCCAATGGCCTGTCTGCTGCTGAAGCGGGGAGAATCCGAGTGTATGAACAAGGAGGTATGCATGCAAAGTCCAAGTTTGCGAAGAGCGGCGGTCGGGCTGATCGGCTTTTTGATCCTGATGGGCTTTGCCGTGATGGCGGCGGAAAGACCAGGGATCCTTCCGCCGCTGCCCGGTGAATTTTTATCCTGTATTCCCTATGAGGAATATATCGACTATCAGGCGCCCATTCCCGACAAGCCGGTCTTTGACATACGCGACTATGGCGCAATCGGCGACGGCAGAACGGTGAACACGGCCGCCATCAACGCAGCGGTTCAGGCTGCGCAGGCGAAGAAGGGCGTGGTGGTGATTCAGGGTGGGGACTTTGTCTCCGGCACGGTGAGATTGGTCAGTGGGGTTACCTTGCACATCGCTATAGACGGCGTGCTGCGTGCCAGCCGCGACAGCAGCGATTATGATCCCATGGTTTTGCTTTTGTGCGAGAAAGTGCAGGAGGCGGTCATCGAAGGGCCCGGACGCCTTCTCGGGGAAGGGGAGGCCTGGTGGAAACCGCCACGAAAACAGGCGCCGCGAACGCCGCCTAAGACCTTTGTCCTGCAGGAGGCGATGGACATGCACTTTGACGCCAAACGCGGCAAACGGGGCAGACGGCCTTCGCCTCTCATTCGGCTGCTGGAATCCTCTGAGGTAACGGTGCGCAATCTCCTCATTGAAAATTCACCGGGATGGACGCTGAGCATCGATGGCTGCGAAGGCGTCCGTGTGACCGGGGTGGTCATCCACAACAACTATCACGGTCCCAACACCGACGGCATCGATGTGGTCACCTCCAGCCAGGTCGAGATCCGCCGTTGTTTTGTCGCCACCGGCGATGACGGCATTGTGCTGAAAAATGGCGCACTCACGCAGAAGAGCGGCCCCATGTCCGACATTCGCGTCTCAGATTGCACAGTCATGAGTTCGACCAATTGTTTTAAAATAGGCACGGAAACGGTCAACGATATCTCGGACGTCTATGTGTCGGACTGCTATTTTTTTTCCCAGGGCGTCTGGCCGCCGGCGCTCTCCGGCCTTTCCATAGAATCCGTGGACGGTGCGCACATAGAGCGCGTGCAGGTCGCCAACATTCGTATGCGCAACTGTATGACGCCGTTATTCATCCGTCTCGGCAATCGCAATCGCAGGAAGGTCAAGGATCGGCAGGGACGATTGCAGGATGTCCTTATTTGCGGGGTGCAGGCGTCCGGCGCCGAGTTCCCGTGCCTTTTAAGCGGATTGCCGGGCCTTCCCATTCGCAGTGTCACTCTGCAGGAGATTGAGGTCGTTTATCGGCAAGCAAAAGAGCGGCTCGAGATACAGAATCCGATTCCAGAGCAGGAGACCGATTATCCGGAATTTTGGATGTTCGGAGATGTGCCCGCCTATGGGCTGTGGGCCCGACATGTGGAGGGTCTGAGGGTGAAGGATTTCGCAGTGACGCCGCGCAGCGTCAATCAACGGGAAAAACTAATCCTGGACGATGTGGTGAATGCGCAGCTGCAGTGAGCAAAACAAACGGATGATAAAAAAAGAGGAAGGCCTTCCTTCAGCCTTCCTCTTTTTTTAGTTTCTTTGTCAATCAGCGTGCCGGTTCTGTTCCCGGGGAGAGGCCTTTGATCAAGTTCTGAATCGTGGTCTTGGCGTCTCCGAACAGCAGTATGGCTTTGTTCTGCTGATACAGGGGATTTTCAATTCCAGAATAGCCCGGTCTGGCGTCCAGGTTGCACACCAGCACTCGTTTGGCTTCGTGTGCCAGCAGGATCGGCATTCCGGAGATCGGCGTGTCAGGTATGGTGATGGCCGCCGGGTTGACCACGTCGCTGGCGCCGACCACGATGGCCAGGTCAGTGT
This is a stretch of genomic DNA from bacterium. It encodes these proteins:
- a CDS encoding type II toxin-antitoxin system Phd/YefM family antitoxin; the protein is MYIINLKNIIPLTDFRNNVRKYLQELSVHKQPIVLTQHGKSAAVILDAERYQEMQDQMDFMRKVVTGLEEQGQDRMVSLEQVSNDIDLILS
- a CDS encoding type II toxin-antitoxin system RelE/ParE family toxin, which gives rise to MKIVITESAAKELAAIIETSATDRSHPCSRSAEEWKRLLQQPAQEPAKGRMVPEFADERFREIIAGPCRMVYTTDSDQDLVTLVAVHLCRPAAECPIQVPDRRHPILR